Proteins from one Acropora muricata isolate sample 2 chromosome 9, ASM3666990v1, whole genome shotgun sequence genomic window:
- the LOC136928034 gene encoding histamine H2 receptor-like: MSSGLSNRTWDNTSQNADPSPSTLLPISECLPWIVLLITETLVIVVLNAITMTVFMTQRQMKRRGTYILVRNLTICDFLVGAISGALQVDRIGESCDCWEFKADPKLWTFLLKFAFIHVFSFASLANLVAISVERVHATYRPSSHLFMNRRVYYIAVAIIWLVAITREALQIALLQGEPLRNNIFISNITLYMVYYLIFLLIVCVSYLSIFLKVRFGPRVNPMNHAVIIRERRLSAILFAVSVASLITLLPVSLFICLQWFYDDFSSLGESVIFHTQMIAITFFVANSLVNPVIYAMRMRGFRAGVANLFCATRAKANRADIPLPKL; encoded by the coding sequence ATGTCCAGTGGCCTAAGCAACAGAACTTGGGACAACACCAGTCAGAACGCAGACCCTTCACCTTCTACCCTGTTGCCAATATCGGAATGCCTACCGTGGATTGTGTTGCTGATAACTGAGACCTTGGTAATTGTGGTCCTAAATGCCATCACAATGACAGTATTTATGACGCAACGCCAGATGAAACGCCGAGGAACTTACATACTTGTTCGAAATTTGACGATATGTGATTTCCTGGTTGGAGCCATTTCAGGAGCACTCCAGGTTGATCGAATCGGGGAATCCTGTGACTGCTGGGAATTTAAAGCCGACCCCAAGTTGTGGACTTTCCTACTCAAATTCGCATTTATCCATGTATTCTCTTTCGCTTCACTAGCTAACCTTGTTGCAATCTCGGTGGAGCGCGTCCATGCCACGTATCGTCCTTCCAGTCACCTTTTCATGAACAGACGAGTTTATTACATCGCTGTTGCCATAATTTGGTTGGTCGCCATTACCAGGGAAGCTCTTCAAATCGCGCTCCTCCAGGGCGAGCCTCTCAGAAACAACATTTTCATATCGAATATTACTTTGTATATGGTATATTATTTAATCTTTCTTCTGATTGTTTGCGTATCTTATCTCTCAATATTTTTAAAAGTCCGTTTTGGTCCTCGAGTTAATCCCATGAATCACGCAGTCATCATTAGGGAGCGCCGATTGTCAGCAATTTTGTTTGCCGTTTCTGTTGCTTCCTTGATCACTCTCCTTCCAGTTTCACTTTTCATTTGTCTCCAGTGGTTCTATGATGATTTCAGTTCCTTGGGAGAGTCAGTAATATTTCACACCCAAATGATCGCGATAACGTTTTTCGTAGCCAACTCCTTGGTTAATCCTGTAATTTATGCAATGCGCATGCGAGGTTTTCGCGCAGGTGTAGCAAATCTATTTTGTGCTACTCGAGCTAAGGCAAACAGAGCTGATATCCCACTTCCTAAACTGTAG
- the LOC136927848 gene encoding UBX domain-containing protein 8-like, with protein MALDSTWVVLVAGCGVMGLAIWGGMNAMTLKMILLWLFIGFGFLTFLMHLFGSPISILLGKIFKTADGNCNQLQGRFSDAEVDAKRQRILNMKQFLQDDKVKIYKENVLAPREESLRAKREAEFKRFNGSWKGKGQKIRGNGIEEAQHNYLSQDFLLEDATHPEDESENAESENERETREGPVAVSGHTQPETECYQRRNRHTFELPEEPKHTEKGVLTVALRCPDGTVKKRRFTKESPVKMLFAFVEWLGYSPSSYVILTTYPRRQLSDVTQTFTEAGLTHDTALVLEEI; from the exons ATGGCCCTCGACTCAACATGGGTAGTTCTTGTTGCAGGATGTGGAGTTATGGGCCTGGCTATTTGGGGTGGAATGAATGCTATGACTCTCAAGATGATACTTTTATGGCTATTTATAGGTTTCGGATTTTTGACGTTTTTAATGCATTTGTTTGGGTCGCCAATAAGTATATTACTTGGCAAGATTTTCAAAACAGCTGACGGAAACTGCAACCAATTACAAG GGAGATTTTCTGATGCTGAAGTGGATGCAAAGAGACAAAGGATTCTaaacatgaaacaatttcttcAAGACGACAAG GTTAAAATCTACAAAGAGAATGTGTTGGCCCCAAGAGAAGAAAGTTTGAGAGCAAAGCGAGAGGcagagtttaaaaggttcaaTGGAAGTTGGAAAGGAAAGGGACAAAAAATTCGG gGGAATGGCATAGAGGAAGCACAGCATAACTATTTGTCTCAGGACTTCCTGCTGGAAGATGCAACTCATCCAGAGGATGAAAGTGAGAATGCtgaaagtgaaaatgaaagagagACAAGGGAAGGTCCAGTAGCAGTCTCTGGCCACACGCAGCCAGAAACAGAGTGCTATCAGAGAAGAAACAGGCATACTTTTGAG TTGCCTGAAGAGCCCAAGCATACAGAGAAAGGG GTTTTAACTGTAGCACTGCGCTGCCCTGATGGAACTGTTAAGAAACGAAGATTTACAAAGGAGTCTCCAGTAAAG atgctatttgcttttgttgaatGGCTTGGTTATTCACCATCTAGCTATGTAATTTTAACCACTTATCCAAGACGTCAACTGTCTGATGTTACACAAACGTTTACTGAGGCTGGTTTGACCCATGATACAGCACTAGTTCTGGAGGAAATATAG
- the LOC136927847 gene encoding isovaleryl-CoA dehydrogenase, mitochondrial-like gives MALNRVIVKARRSLMINSVFQRCRSLGTRGLSTQVDDHVTGITEEQKQLRDTVSSFFQKELTPHADQIDKDNTFPLLREFWKQLGSLGLLGITAPENYGGSGLGYMDHCIVVEEMSRSSGSIALSYGAHSNLCVNQIVRNGSEEQKDKYLPKLISGEHMGALAMSEAAAGSDVVAMKIKAHKKGDYYVLNGTKMWITNGPDADVLVVYAKTDWNSLKPQHGITCFLIEKGMEGFSTSQKLDKLGMRGSNTCELVFEDCKVPAANVMGGDGKGVYVLMSGLDLERLILAAGPVGLMQACVDVAFPYAHVRDAFGKKIGEHQLVQAKMADMYTRLSACRSYVYSVARACDAGHVNTKDCAGVILYAAENATQVALDAIQILGGNGYINDYPTGRFLRDAKLYEIGAGTSEIRRWLIGEKINSEFL, from the exons ATGGCATTAAATCGTGTGATAGTAAAAGCGAGGAGAAGTTTAATGATAAATTCAGTTTTTCAAAGGTGTAGATCCTTAGGCACGAGGGGTTTATCCACGCAAGTTGATGATCATGTAACGGGAATTACAGAAGAGCAAAAACAG CTCAGGGATACAGTAAGTAGCTTCTTTCAGAAGGAACTTACACCACATGCTGATCAAATTGACAAGGACAACACATTCCCACTGCTGAGG GAATTTTGGAAACAGCTGGGCTCTTTAGGACTCCTTGGAATAACCGCACCAG AAAATTATGGTGGCTCTGGCCTTGGTTACATGGACCATTGCATTGTGGTCGAAGAGATGAGCAGATCCTCAGGATCTATTGCCTTAAGTTATGGTGCACATTCCAATCTCTGTGTAAATCAAATTGTCAGGAATGGATCTGAAGAACAAAAGGATAAATATCTACCAAAG TTAATATCAGGTGAACACATGGGAGCATTGGCCATGAGTGAAGCTGCAGCTGGATCTGATGTTGTAGCCATGAAAATTAAAGCTCATAAAAAAG GTGATTACTATGTCCTTAATGGAACAAAGATGTGGATTACAAATGGACCTGATGCTGATGTTCTAGTGGTTTATGCTAAAACAGATTGGAACTCTCTCAAACCCCAACATGGAATTACTTGTTTCCTAATTGAGAAG GGCATGGAGGGTTTCTCTACAAGCCAGAAATTAGATAAACTGGGCATGAGAGGATCCAACACTTGTGAACTTGTATTTGAGGATTGTAAAGTACCAG ctGCTAATGTCATGGGAGGGGATGGCAAAGGTGTGTATGTCCTAATGAGTGGCTTAGATCTAGAAAGACTAATCTTGGCTGCTGGACCTGTTGG GTTAATGCAAGCATGTGTTGATGTGGCATTCCCTTATGCACATGTTCGTGATGCCTTTGGGAAAAAGATTGGGGAACACCAG CTTGTCCAAGCTAAAATGGCCGACATGTACACTCGCCTGAGTGCTTGCAGAAGTTATGTGTATTCAGTAGCTCGTGCTTGTGATGCAGGGCATGTCAACACCAAG GACTGTGCTGGCGTCATTCTGTATGCTGCTGAAAATGCTACTCAAGTTGCATTGGATGCGATTCAAATTCTTG GTGGAAATGGCTACATCAATGACTACCCTACAGGGAGATTCCTAAGAGATGCTAAGTTATATGAGATTGGTGCAGGAACAAGCGAAATTCGAAGATGGTTGATAGGAGAGAAAATCAACTCGGAATTCCTGTGA
- the LOC136927846 gene encoding cyclic GMP-AMP synthase-like receptor 1, translating to MQQKLFSRVFQSRSQAHTRMRVYSQPLVLGKRGSDPDMSTWDDEAFEKFCNKADFNMNHPEVKEIGSRIWSFIHELAGFIGREDSLFKNFVLPSGSFYEDLKSETPDEFDFMICLEDLSKPGVCKKKEIPLRPVRDPGYIDVQVASEAHQRWRRYISRRGNLKPDTLLKKFQQLIKKALTKMKPAEGDKLKWNTPGRIAIQLRKIPVTMTLTWNGKKYRNFAINIDLTLCIKMPGWPDASDIEKRVTRDDPRYEVIRKAMRAGHHLVASTIGESGKKRPCWRLSFSAAEGIILKEICKDPKLTHRKTLKVLKVLRKKNENDLCLLERSDGDSPFNQSYITITWALSSYVLKTMFLQEWFENPQDSKWRKDQMRKRATGILQRVEASVLRKDIRSFWVPEYKLFNFKARGETQIGRACSKLLSIRQRLTEPEKQTSEDECTESHISRLFGQVKLG from the coding sequence ATGCAACAAAAGCTTTTCTCCCGTGTTTTCCAATCTCGTTCCCAAGCCCATACTCGGATGCGGGTATACTCTCAACCTCTGGTTCTTGGAAAAAGAGGAAGCGATCCAGATATGAGTACTTGGGACGATGaagcctttgaaaaattctGCAATAAGGCAGATTTCAACATGAACCATCCGGAAGTAAAAGAAATTGGATCGAGAATTTGGAGTTTTATCCACGAACTCGCCGGATTCATAGGTCGGGAGGATTCCTTATTCAAAAACTTTGTGCTTCCCAGTGGAAGTTTCTACGAGGATCTTAAATCTGAAACACCAGATGAGTTTGATTTCATGATCTGTCTAGAAGATTTGTCCAAGCCTGGTGTGTGCAAGAAAAAGGAAATTCCTTTAAGACCGGTGCGAGATCCAGGATACATTGACGTTCAAGTCGCATCCGAAGCTCATCAGCGATGGCGACGCTACATTTCTCGGCGAGGAAACCTGAAACCGGATAcgttgttaaaaaaatttcagcaaCTTATTAAGAAAGCTTTGACTAAAATGAAGCCTGCTGAAGGCGATAAGTTAAAGTGGAACACACCTGGCAGAATCGCTATTCAGCTAAGGAAGATTCCAGTGACGATGACCCTTACATGGAACGGGAAGAAGTACCGCAATTTTGCAATAAATATCGATTTAACTTTGTGTATTAAAATGCCCGGTTGGCCTGACGCCTCAGATATAGAGAAACGTGTCACAAGAGACGATCCCCGCTATGAAGTGATTCGTAAAGCGATGAGAGCAGGGCACCATCTTGTCGCTTCCACAATCGGTGAGTCTGGTAAGAAGCGACCGTGCTGGCGTTTGTCGTTCTCAGCTGCCGAGGGTATTATACTAAAAGAAATATGTAAAGACCCAAAACTTACACACAGGAAGACTCTTAAGGTTCTCAAAGTCTTGCGAAAGAAAAATGAGAACGACCTCTGTCTTCTTGAGCGATCAGATGGGGATTCACCATTCAATCAGTCTTACATCACGATAACTTGGGCACTCAGTTCTTATGTTTTGAAGACAATGTTTCTTCAAGAATGGTTCGAGAATCCTCAAGATTCGAAATGGAGGAAAGATCAGATGAGAAAACGAGCTACAGGTATTCTGCAAAGAGTCGAAGCCAGTGTTTTACGGAAAGACATTCGTAGTTTCTGGGTTCCAGAATACaaactttttaatttcaaaGCAAGAGGAGAAACTCAAATTGGCCGTGCCTGCTCGAAGCTGTTATCAATACGACAAAGACTAACGGAACCAGAAAAGCAGACTTCTGAGGATGAATGCACCGAGTCACATATTTCTCGTCTCTTCGGCCAAGTTAAATTAGGATAg